In Sylvia atricapilla isolate bSylAtr1 unplaced genomic scaffold, bSylAtr1.pri scaffold_128_arrow_ctg1, whole genome shotgun sequence, a genomic segment contains:
- the LOC136374788 gene encoding LOW QUALITY PROTEIN: RNA-binding protein 4B-like (The sequence of the model RefSeq protein was modified relative to this genomic sequence to represent the inferred CDS: substituted 1 base at 1 genomic stop codon), producing the protein MRRARAEFSSTVALGHEPGNLATTLVMAPWRSHTTCMLMEXKLAALRNSGSLSAGARSATCMAPTSPSTPGSAGGSPGGAGGGGKAMYRAARRCSAARNCARQLDMADWLMPVLRREAVWKEPEARKAKAEVTLTATGSAWLRPVRLCRSAPSSRHRAAMAARSRRQRRSACSSLSSRKEQRTRRVAMVKLFIGNLPREATEQEIRSLFEQYGKVLECDIIKNYGFVHIEDRTAAEDAIRNLHHHKLHGVCINVEASKNKSKASTKLHVGNISPACTNLELRAKFEEYGPVIECDIVKDYAFVHMERAEDAVEAIRGLDNTEFQGKRMRVQLSTSRLRTAPGMGDKSGCYRCGKEGHWSKECPVDRPGQVADFAEAYNEQYGAVRTPYTAGYGETVYYDEAYGGMADYYKRYRVRSYATASAYDAYAEQTMAQYSQYAQYSQVQSSAMAATTAMAGRIPTTLDAYDRALLPTPGAAAAVAAAAATAAAAAASSTYYTRDRSPLRRTAAAASTVGEAYTYERGQLSPVSSVARASLYDMQRFERDPYGERARYSAF; encoded by the exons ATGAGGCGAGCCAGGGCCGAGTTCTCGAGCACGGTGGCGTTGGGACACGAGCCGGGGAACTTGGCCACCACGTTGGTGATGGCGCCGTGGCGGTCGCACACCACCTGCATGTTGATGGAGTGAAAGTTGGCGGCGTTACGGAACAGCGGCTCGTTGTCCGCCGGCGCCCGCAGCGCCACGTGCATGGCgcccaccagccccagcaccccgggcagcgccggggggTCACCGGGgggcgcgggaggcggcgggAAGGCGATGTACCGGGCCGCCCGCCGCTGCAGCGCCGCCAGGAACTGCGCCAGGCAGTTGGACATGGCCGACTGGCTGATGCCCGTGCTGAGACGCGAAGCCGTCTGGAAGGAGCCCGAAGCCAGGAAAGCCAAGGCCGAGGTGACTTTGACGGCCACGGGCAGCGCGTGGCTGCGGCCGGTGAGGCTCTGCAGGTCGGCGCCGAGCTCCCGGCACAGAGCCGCGATGGCAGCACGGTCCAGGCGGCAGCGCCGCAGCGCTTGTTCCTCGCTCAGCTCCAGGAAGGAGCAGCGCACCCG GCGGGTCGCGATGGTGAAGCTGTTCATCGGCAACCTGCCGCGGGAGGCGACGGAGCAGGAGATCCGCTCCCTGTTCGAGCAGTACGGGAAGGTGCTGGAGTGCGACATCATCAAGAACTACGGCTTCGTGCACATCGAGGACAGGACGGCGGCCGAGGACGCCATCCGCAACCTGCACCACCACAAGCTGCACGGCGTCTGCATCAACGTGGAGGCCAGCAAGAACAAGAGCAAGGCCTCCACCAAGCTGCACGTGGGCAACATCAGCCCCGCCTGCACCAACCTGGAGCTGCGGGCCAAGTTTGAGGAGTATGGCCCCGTCATCGAGTGTGACATCGTCAAGGACTACGCCTTCGTGCACATGGAACGGGCTGAAGATGCTGTGGAGGCCATCCGGGGGCTGGACAACACCGAGTTCCAAG GCAAGCGGATGCGCGTGCAGCTGTCCACCAGCCGGCTGCGGACGGCGCCCGGGATGGGAGACAAGAGCGGCTGCTACCGCTGCGGGAAGGAGGGGCACTGGTCTAAGGAGTGCCCGGTCGATCGCCCGGGGCAAGTGGCGGACTTTGCCGAGGCCTATAACGAGCAGTACGGAGCCGTGCGCACTCCCTACACCGCGGGCTATGGGGAGACCGTGTATTACGATGAGGCCTACGGCGGGATGGCCGACTACTACAAGCGCTACCGCGTCCGCTCCTACGCCACGGCCTCGGCGTACGACGCCTACGCCGAGCAGACCATGGCCCAGTACTCCCAGTACGCCCAGTACTCCCAGGTCCAGTCCTCGGCCATGGCCGCCACCACGGCCATGGCCGGCCGCATCCCCACCACCTTAGACGCGTACGACCGAGCGCTGCTGCCCACTCCGGGCGCGGCGGCCGCcgtcgccgccgccgccgccaccgccgcggccgccgccgcgtCCTCCACGTATTACACCCGGGACAGGAGCCCCCTGCGCCGCACGGCCGCCGCGGCCAGCACCGTCGGAGAGGCGTACACGTACGAGCGTGGGCAGCTGTCGCCCGTCTCCTCGGTGGCCCGGGCGTCCCTCTACGACATGCAGCGTTTCGAGCGGGATCCCTACGGGGAGCGGGCGCGATACTCCGCCTTTTGA
- the LOC136374785 gene encoding RNA-binding protein 4B isoform X4, producing MVKLFIGNLPREATEQEIRSLFEQYGKVLECDIIKNYGFVHIEDKTAAEDAIRNLHHHKLHGVCINVEASKNKSKASTKLHVGNISPACTNLELRAKFEEYGPVIECDIVKDYAFVHMERAEDAVEAIRGLDNTEFQGGSRW from the exons ATGGTGAAGCTGTTCATCGGCAACCTGCCGCGGGAGGCGACGGAGCAGGAGATCCGCTCCCTGTTCGAGCAGTACGGGAAGGTGCTGGAGTGCGACATCATCAAGAACTACGGCTTCGTGCACATCGAGGACAAGACGGCGGCCGAGGACGCCATCCGCAACCTGCACCACCACAAGCTGCACGGCGTCTGCATCAACGTGGAGGCCAGCAAGAACAAGAGCAAGGCCTCCACCAAGCTGCACGTGGGCAACATCAGCCCCGCCTGCACCAACCTGGAGCTGCGGGCCAAGTTTGAGGAGTATGGCCCCGTCATCGAGTGTGACATCGTCAAGGACTACGCCTTCGTGCACATGGAGCGGGCCGAGGATGCCGTAGAAGCCATCCGGGGGCTGGACAACACCGAGTTCCAAG GCGGGTCGCGATGGTGA
- the CCS gene encoding copper chaperone for superoxide dismutase, protein MASQEAAGSSCRLEFAVQMSCQGCADAVRAALDAAPDVKLLELRPQEQSVLVETTAAAERVRELLENSGCRAVLKGMGGSSEAPPGGAAVAALGGPGGVRGLVRFLQLSPGRCLVDGAVSGLPPGPHGLHIHEFGDLSDACNSCGGHFNPDGETHGGPQDQHRHAGDLGNIWADAEGRARFRIEDTRLKVWDIIGRSVVVAEGEDDLGRGSHPLSRVTGNSGPGLACGVVARAAGLFQNPKRVCSCDGVTLWEERDRSHGTLPGTPAMETPSPHL, encoded by the exons ATGGCGTCGCAGGAGGCGGCCGGGAGCAGCTGCCGG CTGGAATTCGCCGTGCAGAtgagctgccagggctgtgccgATGCCGTGCGGGCAGCGCTGGACGCGGCTCCAG ACGTGAAGCTGTTGGAGCTGCGGCCCCAGGAGCAGTCGGTGCTGGTGGAGACCACGGCAGCGGCCGAGCGAGTgcgggagctgctggagaattCGGGCTGCAGGGCCGTGCTCAAGGGCATGGGGGGCTCCTCCGAGG CTCCCCCCGGGggggcggcggtggcggcgctAGGGGGTCCCGGGGGGGTTCGGGGCCTGGTCCggttcctgcagctctcaccCGGCCGCTGCCTCGTGGATGGAGCCGTGTCTGGGCTCCCCCCCGGCCCCCACGGGCTCCACATCCACGAATTTGGGGACCTCTCGGACGCCTGTAACAG CTGCGGGGGCCACTTCAACCCTGACGGAGAGACCCACGGGGGACCCCAGGACCAGCACAGG cacgCCGGGGACCTGGGCAACATCTGGGCAGATGCTGAGGGCCGAGCGAGGTTCCGAATTGAGGACACGCGGCTGAAG GTCTGGGACATCATCGGCCGCTCCGTGGTGGTGGCCGAGGGCGAGGACGATCTGGGCCGGGGCTCCCACCCGCTGTCCCGTGTCACCGGCAACTCGGGACCGGG gctggCCTGTGGCGTGGTGGCCCGCGCGGCCGGACTCTTCCAGAACCCCAAACGCGTCTGTTCCTGCGACGGCGTCACTCTCTGGGAGGAGCGCGACCGCAGCCACGGGACTCTCCCGGGGACTCCCGCCATGGAGACCCCCAGCCCCCACCTTTAG
- the RBM14 gene encoding RNA-binding protein 14 isoform X1 — MRPGIKLFVGNVPEEATAEELSELFAGAAGPVLGVALMKQFAFVHLRDEAAAARAISQLNGHQLHGRRIVVEPSRPRPTNTCKIFVGNVSAACTSGELRSLFQQYGPVVECDVVKDYAFVHMENEADAKVAIENLNGKEVKGRRVNVELSTNVQKKGTGQAPPPALGVDKTKRIGLEYREKFQPKIEGFDPQRRAADAAFPSATGAGYATTPSLYDYQQRFGAKYDAFDMQPRPASPSYFGRDRSPLRRSPTRAGYAAVTLPMTAQPAAYRAQPSASLGATYRAQPSASLGMAYRPQPTTGQAAAYRAQPSASLGSAYRSQPAVSSLGAVGTQPAAANSLGSYGAQPAAAASYGAQPAAANSLSSYGVQSAAMASSYGAQPASGYSAGYSAQPAIAAYGAQPAAGSASSYSTQAVAVHVASYGTQLAAGSYGTQPMDGHAGSYGAQPGAALSASYSAQAVAVHASSYSAQAVAGHAAAAYQPVAGHSASYGAQPALSTSYGAQPSVGHSASYGAQPAAGLPASYGSQPAAAALPAGYGAQTGSSLAASYGSQAAVAAASYKAQASAPLTAAYRAQASGAMAASYPAQQPSSAALAAAYRAQPGSAYDGPSQLGQPAGSYLGLAQAAAAPPYERTRLSPPRSAAYDDPYKKSSSLAKRYGSERRLSELADYRRLADSPLAYRRSPTKSPLDYRRLPDAHTEYARYSGGYGDYLPAARVHSGYQRRL, encoded by the exons ATGCGTCCCGGCATCAAACTCTTCGTGGGCAACGTCCCCGAGGAGGCGACGGCGGAGGAGTTAAGCGAGCTGTTCGCCGGCGCCGCGGGGCCGGTGCTGGGCGTCGCCCTCATGAAACAGTTCGCCTTCGTGCACCTGCGGGACGAGGCGGCGGCCGCGCGCGCCATCTCGCAGCTCAACGGGCACCAGCTGCACGGGCGCCGCATCGTGGTGGAGCCGTCCCGGCCGCGCCCCACCAACACCTGCAAGATCTTCGTGGGGAATGTGTCGGCCGCGTGCACGAGCGGGGAGCTGCGCTCGCTCTTCCAACAGTACGGCCCCGTGGTGGAGTGCGACGTGGTGAAAG ACTATGCCTTTGTGCACATGGAGAACGAAGCCGATGCTAAAGTTGCCATCGAAAACCTAAATGGGAAGGAGGTGAAGGGGCGCCGGGTGAACGTGGAGCTCTCCACCAACGTGCAGAAGAAGGGCACGGGCCaggcgccgccgcccgccctcGGCGTTGACAAGACCAAGCGCATCGGCCTCGAGTACCGTGAGAAGTTCCAGCCCAAGATCGAGGGCTTCGACCCGCAGCGCCGGGCGGCCGACGCCGCCTTCCCCTCGGCCACGGGCGCCGGCTACGCCACAACCCCCTCCCTGTACGATTACCAGCAGCGCTTTGGCGCCAAGTACGACGCCTTTGACATGCAGCCCCGGCCCGCCTCTCCCTCCTACTTTGGCAGGGACCGCAGCCCACTGCGGCGCTCACCCACCCGTGCCGGCTACGCGGCGGTGACGCTCCCCATGACGGCACAGCCGGCTGCCTACCGTGCCCAGCCCTCGGCCTCGCTGGGGGCCACGTACCGAGCCCAGCcctcagcctccctgggcaTGGCCTACCGCCCTCAGCCCACCACGGGCCAGGCCGCCGCGTACCGCGCACAGCCCTCGGCCTCGCTGGGCAGCGCCTACCGCTCCCAGCCCGCAGTCAGttccctgggtgctgtgggCACTCAGCCCGCCGCCGCCAACTCCCTCGGCTCCTACGGCGCCCAgcccgctgccgccgcctcGTACGGCGCGCAGCCCGCCGCCGCCAACTCCCTCAGCTCCTACGGCGTCCAGTCCGCCGCCATGGCCTCCTCCTACGGTGCCCAGCCCGCCTCGGGCTACTCAGCGGGCTACAGCGCCCAGCCCGCCATCGCTGCGTACGGCGCCCAGCCCGCTGCCGGCTCCGCCAGCTCCTACAGCACCCAGGCCGTGGCCGTGCACGTGGCATCCTACGGTACCCAGCTGGCCGCAGGCTCCTACGGCACCCAGCCCATGGATGGCCACGCCGGCTCCTACGGCGCCCAGCCTGGCGCCGCGCTGTCTGCCAGCTACAGCGCCCAGGCCGTGGCGGTGCACGCCAGTTCTTACAGTGCCCAGGCCGTGGCTGGTCACGCCGCCGCTGCCTACCAGCCCGTGGCCGGCCACTCGGCCTCCTACGGCGCCCAGCCCGCGCTGTCCACCTCGTACGGTGCCCAACCCAGCGTGGGCCACTCGGCCTCGTATGGCGCCCAGCCCGCCGCGGGCCTGCCTGCATCCTACGGCAGCCagcccgcggccgccgcgctccccgccggcTACGGCGCGCAGACGGGTTCCTCGCTGGCTGCGTCCTACGGCAGCCAGGCCGCCGTCGCCGCAGCCTCCTACAAGGCGCAGGCCTCCGCCCCGCTGACGGCCGCGTACCGGGCCCAGGCCTCCGGCGCCATGGCGGCCTCCTACCCGGCGCAGCAGCCGTCCTCCGCCGCGCTGGCGGCCGCGTACCGAGCCCAGCCGGGCAGCGCCTACGACGGGCCGAGCCAGCTGGGGCAGCCGGCGGGCTCCTACCTGGGCCTGGCGCAGGCCGCCGCCGCACCGCCCTACGAGCGCACCCGCCTCTCCCCGCCTCGCAGCGCCGCCTACGATGACCCATACAAAAAATCGTCCTCTCTGGCTAAAAG GTACGGCTCCGAGCGCCGTCTGTCCGAGCTGGCTGATTACCGGCGCTTAGCGGACTCGCCGCTGGCGTACCGCCGCTCGCCCACCAAGTCCCCGCTGGACTACCGCCGCCTGCCCGACGCGCACACCGAGTACGCCCGCTACTCGGGCGGCTACGGCGACTACCTGCCCGCCGCCCGCGTCCACTCGGGCTACCAGCGCCGCCTCTGA
- the RBM14 gene encoding RNA-binding protein 14 isoform X2, with protein MRPGIKLFVGNVPEEATAEELSELFAGAAGPVLGVALMKQFAFVHLRDEAAAARAISQLNGHQLHGRRIVVEPSRPRPTNTCKIFVGNVSAACTSGELRSLFQQYGPVVECDVVKGTAPSAVCPSWLITGA; from the exons ATGCGTCCCGGCATCAAACTCTTCGTGGGCAACGTCCCCGAGGAGGCGACGGCGGAGGAGTTAAGCGAGCTGTTCGCCGGCGCCGCGGGGCCGGTGCTGGGCGTCGCCCTCATGAAACAGTTCGCCTTCGTGCACCTGCGGGACGAGGCGGCGGCCGCGCGCGCCATCTCGCAGCTCAACGGGCACCAGCTGCACGGGCGCCGCATCGTGGTGGAGCCGTCCCGGCCGCGCCCCACCAACACCTGCAAGATCTTCGTGGGGAATGTGTCGGCCGCGTGCACGAGCGGGGAGCTGCGCTCGCTCTTCCAACAGTACGGCCCCGTGGTGGAGTGCGACGTGGTGAAAG GTACGGCTCCGAGCGCCGTCTGTCCGAGCTGGCTGATTACCGGCGCTTAG
- the LOC136374785 gene encoding RNA-binding protein 4B isoform X1 yields the protein MVKLFIGNLPREATEQEIRSLFEQYGKVLECDIIKNYGFVHIEDKTAAEDAIRNLHHHKLHGVCINVEASKNKSKASTKLHVGNISPACTNLELRAKFEEYGPVIECDIVKDYAFVHMERAEDAVEAIRGLDNTEFQGKRMRVQLSTSRLRTAPGMGDKSGCYRCGKEGHWSKECPVDRPGQVADFAEAYNEQYGAVRTPYTAGYGETVYYDEAYGGMADYYKRYRVRSYATASAYDAYAEQTMAQYSQYAQYSQVQSSAMAATTAMAGRIPTTLDAYDRALLPTPGAAAAVAAAAATAAAAAASSTYYTRDRSPLRRTAAAASTVGEAYTYERGQLSPVSSVARASLYDMQRFGRDPYADRARYSAF from the exons ATGGTGAAGCTGTTCATCGGCAACCTGCCGCGGGAGGCGACGGAGCAGGAGATCCGCTCCCTGTTCGAGCAGTACGGGAAGGTGCTGGAGTGCGACATCATCAAGAACTACGGCTTCGTGCACATCGAGGACAAGACGGCGGCCGAGGACGCCATCCGCAACCTGCACCACCACAAGCTGCACGGCGTCTGCATCAACGTGGAGGCCAGCAAGAACAAGAGCAAGGCCTCCACCAAGCTGCACGTGGGCAACATCAGCCCCGCCTGCACCAACCTGGAGCTGCGGGCCAAGTTTGAGGAGTATGGCCCCGTCATCGAGTGTGACATCGTCAAGGACTACGCCTTCGTGCACATGGAGCGGGCCGAGGATGCCGTAGAAGCCATCCGGGGGCTGGACAACACCGAGTTCCAAG GCAAGCGGATGCGCGTGCAGCTGTCCACCAGCCGGCTGCGGACGGCGCCCGGGATGGGAGACAAGAGCGGCTGCTACCGCTGCGGGAAGGAGGGGCACTGGTCTAAGGAGTGCCCGGTCGATCGCCCGGGGCAAGTGGCGGACTTTGCCGAGGCCTATAACGAGCAGTACGGAGCCGTGCGCACTCCCTACACCGCGGGCTATGGGGAGACCGTGTATTACGATGAGGCCTACGGCGGGATGGCCGACTACTACAAGCGCTACCGCGTCCGCTCCTACGCCACGGCCTCGGCGTACGACGCCTACGCCGAGCAGACCATGGCCCAGTACTCCCAGTACGCCCAGTACTCCCAGGTCCAGTCCTCGGCCATGGCCGCCACCACGGCCATGGCCGGCCGCATCCCCACCACCTTAGACGCGTACGACCGAGCGCTGCTGCCCACTCCGGGCGCGGCGGCCGCcgtcgccgccgccgccgccaccgccgcggccgccgccgcgtCCTCCACGTATTACACCCGGGACAGGAGCCCCCTGCGCCGCACGGCCGCCGCGGCCAGCACCGTCGGAGAGGCGTACACGTACGAGCGTGGGCAGCTGTCGCCCGTCTCCTCGGTGGCCCGGGCGTCCCTCTACGACATGCAGCGCTTCGGGCGGGACCCGTACGCGGACCGGGCGCGATACTCCGCCTTTTGA
- the LOC136374785 gene encoding RNA-binding protein 4B isoform X2 — MVKLFIGNLPREATEQEIRSLFEQYGKVLECDIIKNYGFVHIEDKTAAEDAIRNLHHHKLHGVCINVEASKNKSKASTKLHVGNISPACTNLELRAKFEEYGPVIECDIVKDYAFVHMERAEDAVEAIRGLDNTEFQARPPRRRTPTATSCAGPEQRVTPGCRPPL, encoded by the exons ATGGTGAAGCTGTTCATCGGCAACCTGCCGCGGGAGGCGACGGAGCAGGAGATCCGCTCCCTGTTCGAGCAGTACGGGAAGGTGCTGGAGTGCGACATCATCAAGAACTACGGCTTCGTGCACATCGAGGACAAGACGGCGGCCGAGGACGCCATCCGCAACCTGCACCACCACAAGCTGCACGGCGTCTGCATCAACGTGGAGGCCAGCAAGAACAAGAGCAAGGCCTCCACCAAGCTGCACGTGGGCAACATCAGCCCCGCCTGCACCAACCTGGAGCTGCGGGCCAAGTTTGAGGAGTATGGCCCCGTCATCGAGTGTGACATCGTCAAGGACTACGCCTTCGTGCACATGGAGCGGGCCGAGGATGCCGTAGAAGCCATCCGGGGGCTGGACAACACCGAGTTCCAAG CACGGCCGCCCCGCAGGAGGACCCCGACGGCGACGTCCTGTGCCGGGCCGGAGCAGCGGGTGACGCCAGGCTGCCGCCCGCCCTTGTAG
- the LOC136374785 gene encoding RNA-binding protein 4B isoform X3: protein MVKLFIGNLPREATEQEIRSLFEQYGKVLECDIIKNYGFVHIEDKTAAEDAIRNLHHHKLHGVCINVEASKNKSKASTKLHVGNISPACTNLELRAKFEEYGPVIECDIVKDYAFVHMERAEDAVEAIRGLDNTEFQGGPRRRRPVPGRSSG from the exons ATGGTGAAGCTGTTCATCGGCAACCTGCCGCGGGAGGCGACGGAGCAGGAGATCCGCTCCCTGTTCGAGCAGTACGGGAAGGTGCTGGAGTGCGACATCATCAAGAACTACGGCTTCGTGCACATCGAGGACAAGACGGCGGCCGAGGACGCCATCCGCAACCTGCACCACCACAAGCTGCACGGCGTCTGCATCAACGTGGAGGCCAGCAAGAACAAGAGCAAGGCCTCCACCAAGCTGCACGTGGGCAACATCAGCCCCGCCTGCACCAACCTGGAGCTGCGGGCCAAGTTTGAGGAGTATGGCCCCGTCATCGAGTGTGACATCGTCAAGGACTACGCCTTCGTGCACATGGAGCGGGCCGAGGATGCCGTAGAAGCCATCCGGGGGCTGGACAACACCGAGTTCCAAG GAGGACCCCGACGGCGACGTCCTGTGCCGGGCCGGAGCAGCGGGTGA